AGAAAGATTGTATCTACTGTCTTAAATGTGAAAAGATTTGCCCTCCGGGAGCAATTTTATTTGTACCAGTAGATAATCCACCACACAATGAGAAAAATAAAAAAAGTTTGAAATATTATTACAATCCACATCTTTGTATATATTGTACGGAGTGTGAGAGAGCTTGTCCTAAGCCAGATGAAGCTCTTTGGCAAAGCAATAAAAAGCCACCAATAGGTATTAAAAGTGACAGAGTTAATGATGAGTGGTTCGAGTTAGAAAAACTTAAAAAGGGTAATAGTGAAATATAGATATATAGGAAAAACAGGTCTCAGAGTAACTCCAATATGTTTAGGAACAATGAGTTTTGGTAGCTGGAGTGATGAAGCTGAGTCTTTTAAGATTATGGACAAAGCTTACGATAGAGGGATTAATTTTTTTGATACGGCCGAACTATATCCTGTACCGCCAAAGGCAGAATATGCCGGTGAGACAGAAATTATAATTGGAAAATGGCTTAAAGATAAACAGCGAGATAAATTAATCATAGCTTCAAAAGTGGCAGGAGCTGCAAATGGTTGGTTTGTTCCGCCAATCAGACATGGGATGACGGCAGTTGATAAGTTTCATATAAAAAGTGCTGTAGAGGGGAGTCTTAAACGACTTGGAACTGATTATATAGACTTATATCAGATGCATTGGCCAGATTCCGTAGTACCGATAGAGGAGTCGTTAAAAGCTTTTGATGAGTTGGTACAAGAGGGGAAGGTTAGATACTTAGGCACTTCAAATGATAGTGCTTATGGGCTTACTAAAGCAAATGAGACATCAAAAAGATTAGGCATTTCCAGATTCGAATCTATACAAAATAACTTTTCCCTCAACAATCCAAGGTTTTTAGATGAGTTGGCAAATGTGTGTAAGAAAGAGCAGATTTCACTTCTCCCGTACTCACCTATTGGCGGAGGAGTGTTGAGTGGAAAATACAATGGCAAGTTTTATCCCGATAATGCAAGGTATTCAGAGTATTTAAAAAGTGACAATCCTCGCATACAAGCTCAAGGCACAAGATTTGTAAATGAAAAATCACTTAGAACTACTGCAAAATACATGGAAATAGCAAAAAAATTGGAAATGTCACCTGTCACTCTCGCTGTAGCGTATTGTAAACATTTTGATTTTGTGGCTTCTACAATCATTGGTGCAAGAAACGCAGAGCAGCTTGACGAGTCGTTTGAAGCTCTACATGTAGAGTTGAGCGATGAGACTATGGCTGAGATAAAAGCTGTTCAAGAGGATATTATGTATCCGATGGGTTGAAAGAATCTATGGTAAT
The sequence above is drawn from the Candidatus Sulfurimonas baltica genome and encodes:
- a CDS encoding 4Fe-4S dicluster domain-containing protein codes for the protein MFTSSINALKNLFKKPQTIDYPLRPIKKDEKYRGLIEYCEKDCIYCLKCEKICPPGAILFVPVDNPPHNEKNKKSLKYYYNPHLCIYCTECERACPKPDEALWQSNKKPPIGIKSDRVNDEWFELEKLKKGNSEI
- a CDS encoding aldo/keto reductase — encoded protein: MKYRYIGKTGLRVTPICLGTMSFGSWSDEAESFKIMDKAYDRGINFFDTAELYPVPPKAEYAGETEIIIGKWLKDKQRDKLIIASKVAGAANGWFVPPIRHGMTAVDKFHIKSAVEGSLKRLGTDYIDLYQMHWPDSVVPIEESLKAFDELVQEGKVRYLGTSNDSAYGLTKANETSKRLGISRFESIQNNFSLNNPRFLDELANVCKKEQISLLPYSPIGGGVLSGKYNGKFYPDNARYSEYLKSDNPRIQAQGTRFVNEKSLRTTAKYMEIAKKLEMSPVTLAVAYCKHFDFVASTIIGARNAEQLDESFEALHVELSDETMAEIKAVQEDIMYPMG